CCCCTACCGCCGAAGTCGCGCAACCTCCCAGCCCGATAAGCGAACCGCCACCGATCAACTTCAATGCGTCCCGTCGTTTCATCGCCGCCCCCTCGCCAATCGTTTCAGCTCCGAAATCTCGCGCCCTCTCCTAGCATCCGCTCGGTCCGACACAAGCGCACGCCCCGCCCCCCGTCGATCCGCTCGCCGCTCGATCGAACTTGATCCTCGTCCCCACATCCTGTCTCGTGGCGAAATGATCAGCACCCTTGCGCTCGCCCTCGCCGCCGCCCAGCCCGTCCTCCCCCTCACCGACGTCGAGGATCCCGCCCCTGCGCTCCCCGCCATCCTCCCGATGAAGGAGCGCGCCGAGGTCGTCGATCGCGTCTTGCGCGAACGTTTCGAGACCGTCCTGCCACAGGTCATGCGCGCCGAGGGGATCGACCTGTGGGTGCTCATGGCGCGCGAATATTTCGAGGATCCCGTCACCGCCTCGATGCTGAGCGGCGAGGACTTTTCCGCCCGCCGCCGCACCATTCTCGTCTTCCACGACCCCGGCGAGGGCCAGCCGATCGAGCGCCTCAGCGTCTCGCGCTACGGCATCGCCGACCTGTTCGAGGTCGTCTGGGACCCCGCGCGCCAGCCCGACCAATGGGCCGCGCTCGCCGACCTGATCGCCGATCGCGACCCGCAAAAGATCGCCATCAACACCTCCGACCTCTCGGCCTTCGGTGACGGCATGACCCACAGCCAGTACGAACTGATGATGGCCGCCCTCCCCGATCATCTGGAGGACCGCATCGTCTCGGGCGAGGACCTCTCGATCCGCTGGCTCGAGACCCGCACCCCGACCGAGCTCGCCCTCTACCCTGGCATTGTCCGCATCGCCCACGCGATCATCGCCGAGGCATTCAGCCGCAAGGTCATCACCCCCGGCGTCACCACCACCGGCCAGGTCCGCTGGTGGATGCGCGAGCGCCTCGCCCGCCTAGGCCTCCAGCCCTGGTTCCACCCCAGCCTCGGCATCCAGCGCGCTGGGCTAGACGGCGTCCAATATAACGACATGGTCATCATGCCCGGCGACCTCCTGTGGACCGACTTCGGCCTCACCTATCTGCGCCTCAACACCGACACCCAGCATCTCGCCTATGTCCTGAAACCCGGCGAGACCGAGGTGCCCGCAGGCCTCCGCCAAGGCCACGAGAACACCAAGGCCGTCGCCGATATCCTCCGCCAGAGCTTCCGCGCCGACGAGCCCGGCAACACCATTCTCGCCCGCGCCCGCGCCGAGGCCATCGCGCAGGGCTACGACCCGTCGATCTATTCGCACCCCATCGGCCTCCACGGCCATGGCGCCGGCCCCGCCATCGGCTTCTGGGACAATCAGGACGCCGACCCGCGCGGCGCCGGCGCGGTCCACGCCAACACCGCCTGGTCGATCGAACTTACCACTTATTCCGCGGTGCCCGAATGGGGCGGCCAGCGCGTTGATTTCCGCTCAGAGGAAGACGCCTGGTTCGACGGCAAGACCGTCCGCTACCTCGATGGCCGCCAGGACGAGATCACCCTCATCCCCAGCGACTAGACGCAAAGAGGGCCCCGGCAACACCCGATCACAGCCGAGTGCCGCCGGGGCCCCTCTTTCCTCAGTCCGCTTAGAAGCCCGACTGGCCGATGCCGTCGACCGCCTTGCTGACGAGGATGTTGACCGACACGCGGCGGTTGAGCGCCTTGCCTTCCTCGGTGTCGTTATCCGCCGCCGGATCGGCCTCGGCCATGCCCGTCGGGGTCAGCATGCGATAAGGCGCCCAGCCGCACTTCTGCTGCAGCGTGTTGACGACCTTGCCTGCGCGGCGCTCGCTCAGCACCTGGTTATAGTCCTCGTCACCGACCGAATCGGTATAGCCGACGACCAGCAGCAGCGCATTGTCCATCGCCTCGGCGTCCGCCGCCGTCTCGCACAACAGGTCGACATCGTCCGACGAGATCGCCCACTTGCCAGTGTCGAAATAGACGTTGGTCACGTCCTTCACATTATACTGGTCGATATCGCCAAAGCGCCCGCGCAGCGCCTCGGTCGCCGCCGCATTCTCGGCGATGGCGACGTCATGCTCGCCAAAGCGCTGGTCGGTGCCATTGTGGATCATCGAGGCGGTCTTGAGGTCCTTGGCCTTGAGGCTGACCTTGGTCGCGACGAGCCCGCCGCCCCACTGCGCCGTCTTCACCGTGACCGGCAGCCCATTGTAGAGCGATCCCGCATCGAGCGTGTCGCGACCCATGCCGAGCATGCCGCCGCGCGCGCGGATCTTGGTCGCCGGCACGACGAGGAACGAGCTCTTGCCGCCGTCCTCGAGCGCGATCTGCACCTGACCGCCGCGACGCGCCGCGATGAAGCCTTCGAGCTTGGGACCATCGGGCAGCCCGTCGAGGCTCGTGGGCATCTGCCCGGTGATGGTGATCTGGTCCATGGTGCCATCCTGCTGCGCGGCAGTGGCGCTCGCAGGAATGGCAATGGCAGCCATCAGGATGGATACGGCAAGACGATTGAAATTCTTCACAAATTCGCTCCCTAGAAAAGACCTTCCCGCCGCGAGCGCGACAGGTTTACGCCCCGTTTGGAGCCCCGACTGTTCGCCGAAACCTTGCTGCCAGATGAACGAAAATGGGGTCTGTTTAGGACTTGTTAATTATACGGGTGCGGCGGTTCAGGCGCGCGGTGAGCCGTTTGTCACCACCGACGAGCCGATCCGTGCGAGCGAGAAGAGAATCGAACAAGCCATTGCCCAGGCGGCAGATTTCGCTGCCTAGACGATCTTCCCGATCGGGGGACCCTACTCGATCGAGAACGTCACCCTCACCTTCGCCTTGGTCTCGACCTCGCTCGGCACCATCGGCACCTCGAACATCTCGACGTCTGCCCGCAGCCGCGACCCGGTCACGACGATGATGTCGCCCGGCGTGTCACTGTCGACCCTGAGCACCGGGCCCAGCTCGAACCGCCCCGCCTTGGCAATCGCCATCGCTTCGCGTCGCGCGTCGAGGAAGGCCGCCTCCAGCGCCTGTTGCTGGGCAGGACCGGGGTCGGCCAGTCCGAAGTCGTCGATCGAGGCGCTGTTCGCCCCAGCGAGACTTGCCTGCGCCACCAACGTTCCCGCATCGCGAACCGCCAAGGTGCGCACGTGAAAATCCTGCTGCGCCACATAGCCTTCGATTTGGCACGCCCCGCCGAGCGGCAGGCGTCGCTGGCCATAGCCGTCTTTATAACAGTCCTCGCTGTGGATTGTCGTCACTTCCAAATCATCGCTCCGCGGAGCTGCCGTCGGATCGACTTTGCGAACGGAAGTCTCGACAGCCTGGACCATCGTCACCAAGGCGGCCAGCGCTTCTTCGCGGGTCTTGCCCTCGCCAACCACGCTATAATCCACGTCGGCATAGGTCGGTGGGCTCGATACGCGCCCTTCGCCCGTAACCACCAAGCCCGATTGCTGCGCGACCGCCATCGCCGCACTCAACGCAAAAACACCGATCATATCTTCCCCCCTCACGTCCTTCGTGGAACCGAGCCTAGGCAAGCCGCGCGCCGATGCAAGCGCCTTGGGCCTGTCCTACACGCCCCTTCTCTGATCCAATGCGCGCCATGACCGAGCCGCACCCCGACCTCACCCCGCTACCCGCCGAAATCAGACACGATGGCTGGACCACCGTGACGCAGATCGTCTTTCTCGAAACTCTTGCTTCGACAGGCATCGTCACCCACGCCTGCGGCATCGCGCAAATGAGTTCGAGCAGCGCCTATCTGTTTCGTCGCAAGAATTCCGCCTTCGCCGCCGCCTGGGAAGAGGCGCTGTGTCTCGCCCGCGAAAAACTCGCCGACGCGCTGCTCGAGCGCAGCCTCGAAGGACAAACCGAATATTATTATCGTGACGGCGAACTGGTGGGGGAGAAAAAGGTCATCGACAGCCGCCTCGGGCTCGCGCTCTTGCGCCGTCTCGACAAGCAGGTCGAAGCCCGCGCTGCCGGTCTCGCACCGCATCCCGGTGCTGACTTCGACCGGGCCCTCGACGCCGTCATCCGCCAAGGCGAAGTTCCACAAGTGGACAAAGTGGACAAACCCCCGATTTCATCCAACAACAGCGCTTCGGACCGAACCCCCACCCCCAAGCATTGAGCCTTGCATGACCGACCTATTGAAAGCCGACCAGGGCCAGGACGCCCACACCATCCACCTCGTCGACGAGGACAGTTTCGAAGATTGGAAGAAGGCGCAACCACAGCGCATCCGCACCCTCCTCGAAGCCAATCGCTTCGAGGGCAAGCAGGGCTATCAATGGCTCACCTTGCCGGGAGCGGGCGATGACGACTGGTCGGTCGTGACCACCGTCGCCGATGTCGACGAGCTCTCCCCTTGGTGCCTTGCCAAGCTGGGCGAAGACCTGCCCGAGGGCATATATCGCCTCGCCGACGACAAGGACCCCGGCCCCGCCAAACTCGGCTGGATCCTCGCCCAGAACCAGTTCTGCCGCTACAAGTCCGACCATCAGGAGCGCGGAGACCGCACCCTCCTTACCCCCAGCCCCGCCGATGTGGACCGCACCGCGCTCGCCGCCGAGGCGACCTTGCTGGTGCGCGACATGATCGACACCCCCACCGCCGACATGGGACCGGGCGAGATCGAGGCCAAGGTGCGCGAAATTGCCGGCCGCTTCGGCGCCGAGGTCGACACCATCAAGGGCGATGCCCTGGAACAGGGCTATCCGATGATCCACGCGGTCGGAAAAGCCGCGTCGCGCGCCAACGCCCCGCGCCTCATCGAACTCGCCTGGGGCAAGGCGGACGCTCCCCGCCTCGCCATTATCGGCAAGGGCGTCGCTTTCGATTCCGGCGGGCTCGACATCAAGGCGGCCAGCGGCATGCGCCTCATGAAGAAGGATATGGGTGGCGCCGCCCATGCGCTCGCGCTCGCCTTCCTCGTCATGGCGCGCAACCTGCCCGTGCGCCTCCACCTCCTCATTCCCGCCGTCGAAAATGCGATCAGCGAGGACAGCTTCCGCCCCGGCGACATCATCAAGAGCCGCAAGGGGCTGACCGTCGAGATCGACAATACCGATGCCGAAGGTCGCCTCATCCTCGGCGATGCCCTCCACAAGGCGGGCGAGGATGGTGCCCCCGACCTCCTCGTCGACTTCGCCACCCTGACCGGCGCCGCGCGCGTCGCGCTCGGCCCCGACCTGCCGCCCATGTTCGCGACCGACGACTCGCTTGCCGACGGCATCGCGGCGGCGGGCGAGAAGGTAGGCGACGATGTCTGGCGGATGCCGTTATGGGACGGCTACGACGAGATGCTCAGCTCTTCGATTGCCGACATGTCGAACAGCGCCCAGGGCAGCTTCGCCGGCTGTATCACCGCCGCGCTCTTCCTTCGCCGCTTCATCCCCGATTGCGACTGGGTCCATTTCGATACCTTCGGCTGGCGCCCGTCGGCCAAACCGGGGCGCCCCAAGGGCGGCGAGGCCTATGGCCTGCGCGCCACTTTCGCCTATCTCGAGGAGCGCTACGGACAATAGGCGGTAGCCGTTCCAGCCCAAGTGGTTGCAATCTGCGATAAAATTGATGAGGTGACGAAACAAAGCGCATGGCCGGGCCGTTTTTCTCTCAGTACGCGACGTCAACAAAACGCAACCGAGGGATCTATGGGCGACCTTTCACTGGCGACCTGGATGCGGACCCTCATTGGATACGTCCGCTCCGGCTCGCCCGACCTGACCAACCGACAGATGGCGCTCATGCTCGTCGTCTATCTCACACCCGGACCGCACACCGTGCGCGGCCTTGCACAAACATTGGGTGTTTCGAAACCCGTCATCACTCGCGCCTTGAATACCTTGGGTGGCCTCGGCTATCTGCGGCGCGAACGAGACCAGGACGACCGACGCAATATCTTCGTCGTTCGCACCGATGACGGGGC
The nucleotide sequence above comes from Sphingomicrobium arenosum. Encoded proteins:
- a CDS encoding M24 family metallopeptidase, producing MISTLALALAAAQPVLPLTDVEDPAPALPAILPMKERAEVVDRVLRERFETVLPQVMRAEGIDLWVLMAREYFEDPVTASMLSGEDFSARRRTILVFHDPGEGQPIERLSVSRYGIADLFEVVWDPARQPDQWAALADLIADRDPQKIAINTSDLSAFGDGMTHSQYELMMAALPDHLEDRIVSGEDLSIRWLETRTPTELALYPGIVRIAHAIIAEAFSRKVITPGVTTTGQVRWWMRERLARLGLQPWFHPSLGIQRAGLDGVQYNDMVIMPGDLLWTDFGLTYLRLNTDTQHLAYVLKPGETEVPAGLRQGHENTKAVADILRQSFRADEPGNTILARARAEAIAQGYDPSIYSHPIGLHGHGAGPAIGFWDNQDADPRGAGAVHANTAWSIELTTYSAVPEWGGQRVDFRSEEDAWFDGKTVRYLDGRQDEITLIPSD
- a CDS encoding OmpA family protein, which translates into the protein MAAIAIPASATAAQQDGTMDQITITGQMPTSLDGLPDGPKLEGFIAARRGGQVQIALEDGGKSSFLVVPATKIRARGGMLGMGRDTLDAGSLYNGLPVTVKTAQWGGGLVATKVSLKAKDLKTASMIHNGTDQRFGEHDVAIAENAAATEALRGRFGDIDQYNVKDVTNVYFDTGKWAISSDDVDLLCETAADAEAMDNALLLVVGYTDSVGDEDYNQVLSERRAGKVVNTLQQKCGWAPYRMLTPTGMAEADPAADNDTEEGKALNRRVSVNILVSKAVDGIGQSGF
- a CDS encoding SIMPL domain-containing protein; this translates as MIGVFALSAAMAVAQQSGLVVTGEGRVSSPPTYADVDYSVVGEGKTREEALAALVTMVQAVETSVRKVDPTAAPRSDDLEVTTIHSEDCYKDGYGQRRLPLGGACQIEGYVAQQDFHVRTLAVRDAGTLVAQASLAGANSASIDDFGLADPGPAQQQALEAAFLDARREAMAIAKAGRFELGPVLRVDSDTPGDIIVVTGSRLRADVEMFEVPMVPSEVETKAKVRVTFSIE
- a CDS encoding leucyl aminopeptidase family protein, whose protein sequence is MTDLLKADQGQDAHTIHLVDEDSFEDWKKAQPQRIRTLLEANRFEGKQGYQWLTLPGAGDDDWSVVTTVADVDELSPWCLAKLGEDLPEGIYRLADDKDPGPAKLGWILAQNQFCRYKSDHQERGDRTLLTPSPADVDRTALAAEATLLVRDMIDTPTADMGPGEIEAKVREIAGRFGAEVDTIKGDALEQGYPMIHAVGKAASRANAPRLIELAWGKADAPRLAIIGKGVAFDSGGLDIKAASGMRLMKKDMGGAAHALALAFLVMARNLPVRLHLLIPAVENAISEDSFRPGDIIKSRKGLTVEIDNTDAEGRLILGDALHKAGEDGAPDLLVDFATLTGAARVALGPDLPPMFATDDSLADGIAAAGEKVGDDVWRMPLWDGYDEMLSSSIADMSNSAQGSFAGCITAALFLRRFIPDCDWVHFDTFGWRPSAKPGRPKGGEAYGLRATFAYLEERYGQ
- a CDS encoding MarR family transcriptional regulator; translated protein: MRTLIGYVRSGSPDLTNRQMALMLVVYLTPGPHTVRGLAQTLGVSKPVITRALNTLGGLGYLRRERDQDDRRNIFVVRTDDGADFLDEFRQLFRAQGGNGSAERQRGSVRTPVLEATH